A genomic region of Sciurus carolinensis chromosome 7, mSciCar1.2, whole genome shotgun sequence contains the following coding sequences:
- the LOC124988583 gene encoding olfactory receptor 2G3-like — MKMLNESLGGYFILVGFSDQPQLEKILFVLVLISYLLTLAGNTAIILVSCLDSMLHTPMYYFLTNLSFVDLCFTTSIAPQLLWNLHGPAKTITPVGCAIQLYVSLALGSTECVLLAVMAFDRYAAVCRPLHYATVMHPRLCQSLAGIAWLSGVGNTLIQGTITLRLPRCGNHKIYHFICEVPAMIKLACVDIHANEVQLFMASLVLLLLPVALILVSYGYIVQAVMRIRSAQAWRKALGTCGSHLVVVSLFYGTITAVYIQPNSSYAHSQGKFITLLYTVVTPTLNPLIYTLRNKDVKGALKRLVRRNKSTGE, encoded by the coding sequence ATGAAGATGCTTAATGAGAGTTTAGGAGGTTATTTCATACTGGTGGGTTTTTCTGATCAACCACAACTCGAGAAGATCCTCTTCGTGCTTGTGCTAATCTCTTACCTCCTGACGCTGGCGGGCAACACAGCAATCATACTGGTTTCCTGTCTGGATTCCATGctccacacacccatgtattattttcttaccAATCTCTCCTTTGTTGACCTCTGCTTTACAACCAGCATTGCTCCCCAGTTGCTGTGGAACCTCCATGGTCCAGCCAAGACAATTACACCTGTAGGCTGTGCCATTCAACTCTACGTGTCTCTGGCACTGGGATCCACTGAATGTGTTCTCCTAGCAGTCATGGCATTTGATCGTTATGCTGCTGTTTGCCGACCACTCCATTATGCCACAGTTATGCACCCACGACTTTGCCAGTCCCTGGCAGGAATTGCATGGTTGAGTGGAGTGGGCAACACACTCATTCAGGGCACCATTACCCTTCGGTTGCCCCGTTGTGGGAACCATAAGATTTACCACTTCATCTGTGAAGTTCCTGCCATGATCAAGTTGGCCTGTGTAGACATTCATGCTAATGAGGTCCAGCTCTTCATGGCTTCTTTGGTATTGCTTCTTCTCCCAGTAGCACTCATCTTGGTCTCATATGGGTACATTGTCCAAGCAGTGATGAGGATCAGGTCAGCTCAAGCCTGGCGTAAAGCCCTTGGAACTTGTGGGTCTCACCTGGTGGTAGTATCTCTCTTCTATGGTACCATCACAGCTGTCTATATCCAGCCCAACAGCTCCTATGCCCACAGTCAAGGAAAGTTCATCACCCTTTTGTACACGGTAGTAACTCCCACTCTAAACCCCCTCATTTATACTCTGAGAAACAAAGATGTAAAGGGAGCTTTGAAGAGGTTGGTGAGAAGAAATAAGAGCACAGGAGAATGA